In the Pseudomonadota bacterium genome, GTGGGACAGCTTTGAACGTTATTCGGAACGGATAAAATATGTTCTCCCCATGTTATCGAGAAGCCTTTCAACCGGTAATTATTTCAAGGAAGTATGTATTTATTTAACCAGTATAAATGACCTTACAAAGCAATATATTTTCAATAAGGTATACTCTATCTTACCGGTAGTAACAAATTTTAAAACCGGTGATTTAACGTTCTGGGATGATTTAAAGTAAACAGAATAAGAGCTTGGAAGGGAAACAATCTACATCAACTCAGCTTCTTTGCGGAATTTTTTTGCAACCTCATATAATTCTCTTTATATTTCGATAAATGTATCAACGATATCCGGGTCAAAGTGGGCAGCATATCCATTCTTGATAATATCAACAGATTCCTCCTGGGCAAATGCAGGCTTGTATATACGGCGGGTAATGAGGGCATCATAAACATCCGCAACTGCCATGAGACGTGCTGATATAGGAATGTCGTCACCTGTTAAACCTTCAGGGTAACCGCTTCCATCCCATTTTTCCTGATGCGAATAAGCGATCTCACGTGCAAATGTGAGAAAGGACGTAGGTGATTCAAGACGTCTTTCTGCCGCCATAATAGCGTCACGACCGTATGTTGTGTGCTTTTCCATAATCTCAAATTCTTGCGGGGTGAGTCTCCCCGGTTTAAGTAGAATATGGTCAGGCACTCCAACCTTGCCAATATCGTGGAGGGGTGCAGATTTATAGAGAAGGTCGATGTTTTCGTTTGTTAAAAACTGTTTAAATCTCGGATTATTTTTCAGCTTCATGGCAAGCATTTTGACATAATTCTGGGTTCGCCTTATGTGGTTGCCTGTTTCGCTGTCCCGTGTCTCAGCCAATGAGCCCATGGCGATAATGGTAACGTCCTGGATGGCAACAATCTCCTGGGTTCGCCTCAAAACTTCATGTTCGAGAAACATATTTTTGTCAATAAGAAAATCCCTTGAATCTTTCAAGAGAAGGTGTGTCTTTATCCGCGCAAGTACGAGAGGCGCACTGATTGGTTTGGTGATGTAATCTATTGCGCCAACTTCAAAACCCCTTTTTTCATCTTCAATATCAGATTTTGCGGTGAGGAATATCACTGGAATCTTTGCTGTTTTTGGGTCTTCCTTGAGGCGTTGGCATACTTCATATCCATCCATTCCCGGCATCATAATATCGAGAAGAATAAGGTCGGGCGGATCATCTGAAGACGCTATTTTGAGGGTTTTTTCACCGTTTGTAGCGATTTTAGTCCTATAAAAGTCTTTCAGCAGCCTGCTCATTAAGATAATATTGTCCGAAGAGTCGTCAACAATAAGAATCGTATGTGCTTTTGGATATTCAATTATATCTGACGTAGAGCCTCCCCGCGATCCACTAAAGCTTGTTTGTTAATACCGGCTAAAATAATATAAGATCTTTTGACAGGGTTTTGCATATTTACAGATTGATAGTATAACTGAAATCTTTTGTTCTATCAAAATAATCCTTCAGATATTTCAGTAACATTTTGATATGTTTTTTTGAGCTTACCGCTACCCTTATGTACGTATCGTCAAGACCCCTGAAGTTTGAACAATCTCTCACGATAATATTTTTCAATCTAAGCATCTCCGCGATTTTCTTTCCATGGAGCGAATTAAGGAGGTAGTAGTTTGCGGCAGTTGGGGTATAATCTATTCCAAGCCTTGTAAACCCGTTCTCAAGAATCACTTTGTTCTGTTTTATGATTCTCATGGATCTGCTTTTGTAATGAGAATCTTCTAAAGCGGCAACGCCTGCAATTTGCGCGAGCATATTTACACTCCATGGTTCCTTTTGCTTCTTAATGGCTTCAACCAATCCAAGCGGCAAGATGCCATATCCCAATCTCAAACCTGCAAGGGCATAAATTTTAGTCATTGACCTCAGGACTACAAGGTAGGGGTTATTTTTTACAGCATCTATCACCGACCCATCAGGACAAAAATCAATAAATGATTCATCGACGATGAGGTAAACTTTTTGTCTTGTTGCCGCTTCGGCAATCTCCAGCATATCTTCTCTTTTGATCAGCCTCCCAGTCGGGTTGTTGGGGTTACACAGAAAAACCGCATCAGCTTTATTTTTAATTATTGTATTGATAAATGATACGTGATTTATATCAAAGTCTTCAGCCTTTTTCAGATCATAATAGATTAACACAGATTCAGGATTTGCAATCCTGCATGCCTTTTCGTATTCACCGAATGTTGGAGCAGGAATGAGAATCTTTTTGAATCGCATAGTTCTGGCAATCAAATAAATCAATTCAGTACAGCCATTCCCGCAGATTATCGATTCAGGGCTTATATTGAATATATTCCCGAGCTTTAATCTCAGCCTTTTTGCATCAGGGTCAGGGTAATGGATAAGATTTTTCAATTGTTTCTTTATTTCATTCACAACAGATTCAGGTGGTCCCAATGGGTTTATTGATGCACTAAAATCAATAATTTCCCCTTCAGGGAGGCCTGTCTCATCCATTAAACTGTAAATATCCCCACCGTGATCAATCATAGCTCAAAAAGAATAATATCAGTAATACGATAAAAAAGCCAAAGAATGAGGAAAATCTTACGATTCGTATTGCCTCAACAGAAGCGTCAAGATAATCTTTTTCTGTTTCCGCTCCAATATAGGGCTTTGAAACCTCTAATCCATCATATGTAGAAGGACCACCAAGCATTATCCCTAATGCACCTGCCATTGCTGCTTCCGGATAACCACTATTGGGGCTTAAATGTTTTTCTCCGTCATGGTAGGCAGTTTTCAGGGCATTCAGCATAATGACCCTTGATTTATAGATAATTCCCGATGAAAGGGCTATAAGAATTCCCGATAAACGTGATGGGATGTAATTAAAAACATCGTCGAGTCTTGCAGATGCCCAGCCAAGGTTTATATACTTCTCATTTTTGTAGCCGACCATGGAATCAAGTGTATTGACCGCCTTGTACGACATTGCAAGAGGAAGCCCTCCTATTGTGAGGTAGAAAATAGGTGCAATAACACCGTCTGAAAGGTTTTCTGAGAGTGTTTCTATGGTAGCCCTTAATATGCCTTTTTCGTTGAGTTTGACTACATCACGACCGACTATCATACTTAAATGCTGCCTTGCAACACTTATTTTTCCTTCTTTCACCGCGTTTATAACGCGCATTGCGGCATTAATGAGCTCCCTGGCTGCGAGGGTTGTTGCAGTCAGATACACGAGAACAGCAAGGCCGACATAGCGGTAAAAACCTTTCAAGCCGAAGAGTATCCATTTTTCAAGTATATACGTTATGAGAAAGACGGAACCGGCAATGAGGGTTGTCAGAAGTACACCGGCAAATCTCTCATCGTTTTTAAAAGCCTTTCTTAACAGACG is a window encoding:
- a CDS encoding two-component system response regulator, translated to MIEYPKAHTILIVDDSSDNIILMSRLLKDFYRTKIATNGEKTLKIASSDDPPDLILLDIMMPGMDGYEVCQRLKEDPKTAKIPVIFLTAKSDIEDEKRGFEVGAIDYITKPISAPLVLARIKTHLLLKDSRDFLIDKNMFLEHEVLRRTQEIVAIQDVTIIAMGSLAETRDSETGNHIRRTQNYVKMLAMKLKNNPRFKQFLTNENIDLLYKSAPLHDIGKVGVPDHILLKPGRLTPQEFEIMEKHTTYGRDAIMAAERRLESPTSFLTFAREIAYSHQEKWDGSGYPEGLTGDDIPISARLMAVADVYDALITRRIYKPAFAQEESVDIIKNGYAAHFDPDIVDTFIEI
- the cobD gene encoding threonine-phosphate decarboxylase CobD, with the translated sequence MIDHGGDIYSLMDETGLPEGEIIDFSASINPLGPPESVVNEIKKQLKNLIHYPDPDAKRLRLKLGNIFNISPESIICGNGCTELIYLIARTMRFKKILIPAPTFGEYEKACRIANPESVLIYYDLKKAEDFDINHVSFINTIIKNKADAVFLCNPNNPTGRLIKREDMLEIAEAATRQKVYLIVDESFIDFCPDGSVIDAVKNNPYLVVLRSMTKIYALAGLRLGYGILPLGLVEAIKKQKEPWSVNMLAQIAGVAALEDSHYKSRSMRIIKQNKVILENGFTRLGIDYTPTAANYYLLNSLHGKKIAEMLRLKNIIVRDCSNFRGLDDTYIRVAVSSKKHIKMLLKYLKDYFDRTKDFSYTINL
- the cbiB gene encoding adenosylcobinamide-phosphate synthase CbiB; its protein translation is MEINHGIIFLFIFVLAFCLDIVVGDPPYLPHPVRFIGKLITIFERLLRKAFKNDERFAGVLLTTLIAGSVFLITYILEKWILFGLKGFYRYVGLAVLVYLTATTLAARELINAAMRVINAVKEGKISVARQHLSMIVGRDVVKLNEKGILRATIETLSENLSDGVIAPIFYLTIGGLPLAMSYKAVNTLDSMVGYKNEKYINLGWASARLDDVFNYIPSRLSGILIALSSGIIYKSRVIMLNALKTAYHDGEKHLSPNSGYPEAAMAGALGIMLGGPSTYDGLEVSKPYIGAETEKDYLDASVEAIRIVRFSSFFGFFIVLLILFFLSYD